The Apus apus isolate bApuApu2 chromosome 21, bApuApu2.pri.cur, whole genome shotgun sequence genome has a segment encoding these proteins:
- the LOC127393185 gene encoding gap junction beta-5 protein-like: protein MNWSVFEGLLSGVNKYSTAFGRIWLSVVFIFRLLVYVVAAERVWSDDHKDFDCNTRQPGCTNVCYDHFFPVSHIRLWALQLILVTCPSLLVIMHVAYRKAKEQRHRAAGGDSCRHAYISPGKKRGGLWWTYLLSLIFKAGVDIIFLYIFYRFYRNYTLPRLVKCELSPCPNVVDCFISRPTEKTIFTLFMVVTSCVCVVLSLVEATYLIGKRCCECAQAHGRMSCQHSQDCTPPLTQPASTEGQVFHGADFKPPTAAILPAASSTCTPPKEEALP from the coding sequence ATGAACTGGAGTGTGTTTGAAGGGCTCCTCAGCGGGGTCAACAAGTACTCGACGGCCTTTGGCCGCATCTGGCTCTCCGTGGTCTTCATCTTCCGCCTGCTGGTCTACGTGGTGGCAGCCGAGCGGGTCTGGAGCGACGACCACAAGGACTTTGACTGCAACACGCGGCAGCCGGGCTGCACCAACGTCTGCTACGACCACTTCTTCCCTGTCTCCCACATCCGCCTCTGGGCCCTGCAGCTCATCCTGGTGACCTGTCCATCCCTCCTGGTCATCATGCACGTGGCCTACCGGAAGGCCAAGGAGCAGAGGCACCGCGCTGCCGGTGGGGACAGCTGCCGCCATGCCTACATCAGCCCTGGCAAGAAGCGCGGGGGGCTGTGGTGGACCTACCTGCTCAGCCTCATCTTCAAGGCTGGTGTGGACATCATCTTCCTCTACATCTTCTACCGCTTCTACAGGAACTACACCCTGCCCCGGCTGGTGAAGTGCGAGCTGTCACCCTGCCCCAATGTGGTAGACTGCTTCATCTCCCGGCCCACTGAGAAGACCATCTTCACTCTCTTCATGGTGGTCACCTCCTGCGTCTGCGTTGTGCTGAGCCTTGTTGAGGCCACCTACCTGATCGGCAAGCGGTGCTGCGAGTGTGCCCAGGCCCATGGGAGGatgagctgccagcacagccaggactgCACACCTCCCCTCACCCAGCCCGCAAGCACAGAGGGGCAGGTTTTCCACGGAGCAGACTTCAAGCCCCCCACGGCCGCCATCCTCCCCGCAGCCTCCAGCACCTGCACACCACCCAAGGAGGAGGCTCTTCCCTAG